Proteins from a genomic interval of Bradyrhizobium sp. CCGB01:
- a CDS encoding Flp family type IVb pilin, producing MIQKFWSDESGATAIEYGLIAAGIALAIITVVNSLGTSLNDKFGSISTSLK from the coding sequence ATGATTCAGAAGTTCTGGTCGGACGAGTCCGGTGCAACCGCGATCGAGTACGGCCTGATCGCAGCGGGTATCGCACTGGCGATCATCACGGTGGTGAACAGCCTGGGCACCAGCCTGAACGACAAGTTCGGTTCGATTAGCACCTCCTTGAAGTAA